The Lonchura striata isolate bLonStr1 chromosome 9, bLonStr1.mat, whole genome shotgun sequence region GCTGGGAGCCCTGCAGTGTTTGTGACTGAatttggcacctgactgcagggACAGTTTGACAAAACAAGGCCCTGATTTGAGACTGAAACCAGCTTCAACCACGGGACATCTCAACAAAATATTGTGAAGGAAACAGCCAAGAGCCTTTAAAGACAAACCTTCCTTTTTTATTGCTCTTCATTAAGTTTTTACAGGCTTCaagaaaaacacttaaaaaacaaCCTTCAAATTTTATCAACAAGGATGAGTAACTAACTACATAAAAAGTATCCTTAGCTtacctttaattaaaaaaattcaagatgACAAAATGAGAAAGATTAAAGAAAGGGGCTGCTAAAGCAGCCAGTAGAGAGCCCACTGTCCTGTGGAGCAAATAGGACAGCATCAGACTGCAGCTCAAGGTCCTTAAAAGGTgggctgggttttgtttgttactCATTCCCTCGCCGACTCTTTTTGTGACTTTTCTTAgatctgaaacagaaaaaacaagaaGCCAATACTGTAAAACCTATCTTTAATTCCCAAACTGCACTTCAGAAATAAGCTAAACCTTTACCTTTCAGGTGATTTGGAGTGACTTCTGTGTCTGTGACTACGGTGATGCCCTGTGAGACAAAAAGGCAGCAGTTACTTCATTTCCACTGGAACTCTTCGTTGTTTTACTAATGCAATCTGTATCTAGTGAACAAGTGTGCCAGATATTGCCAGAACAACCCTAGCTTTAACCAGGCACTTACTTGCCAGGAGGTTAATTTATCTGAAAACTGACTCGACAATTTTGCAGCCATTAAAGGAGTTCCCCAGTTCTGCGTTCATGTGAGCAGCAGTTTTATCAGCCAGATTTAACACCTGTGCTACCATCTCTGTATGGTGACACAGTGGATGTGCTGCTGATAAAGACTTGCCAGAGTTATTCTGGAAGTGGCAGAAGTACCTGGAGATTTAGATCTTGATCTGTGGCGCCTCTCCCGGGATCTGCTCCGGTGCCGTCTCGGGCTCTTGCTGcggtgccgctcccggcgcGGTGATGGGCTGAGGGAAAGGCAGCTTCTAAGAGAGCTGTACCACAAATGCACACTGCTCCCTTACATAACAGAATTAAAGAGTACCTTCTTCTCTTCGGAGAGCGGCTGCGCCTGCAATTGggggagaaaagcaaaaaaaatcactacAAATCATTAGCAGAACAGCCGTTTCATTTCCCACATCTTTCAGCAACACCACCAGAGCTTTTACTTCTGTGAGTGCTTAGGATTGGACCATGCAGTGAGCAAGAGTTTAGTGATAAATTTTTCCTGGTTTAGTATCAGCAAGACCAATTAATAGGATTTTCTCTGCAGCCTCTGGCTTACGTGAAAACAAAGCACTTGGTTCTCCTTAACATCTTCATTGTATTGTCAAATTTAGCTGAAGTTGGGCAGCAAGTTCACGAGTTAGAGAATGACTGGAGAAGCAGGCAGAGGGGTATACTGTGGCTGTGCACTGCAACTCCTCATTTGAGGAAGTGCTAAAGGAACAGGGAGGTGTGGGATGTTCTGGATGAACTGCCACCTTCAtggctgtgctccagctgtCTGCAGCACAACAGGTAAAAATACTGGTGAAGGAAGAGTCACCTCACCTCCTTGGGGACCTGCTCCGGCTCCGCCGGTACCGCACCACCGGAGATCTGCGGGGCTTGTCCAAGTCCCTGTAGCCCCTTCTGCGGTGGTCAGGAGATGGGATCCGTTCCAGCTGTGAACAAGTGGGTGGAGGATCTGTGAGTCCTGTTTCAGCAAGGTTCTATGCTATTGGTAAAGATTTCTGAACTATGAATATAAATTGCAAAGTCAGGCAGCCAAACTTCCCCATCCCCAAGTATTTCTTATTCAGGAGTGAGTGGTGCTGCCCAGAACTGCCAACTAAAAATCAAACAACCATTTCTCACAGTGCTGGTCTTGAAGAAGTACAGCAGCACTGACTGATGGTCACAGGTCCTTCCATCATGACCTTTAGTTCTCTCCATTACATATACATACAAATCAATTGTTCTCAATAAGCTTAATACAAATTTGTGGAATTCAAGAGACAGGAAAACATGGCAACCTGACGGTTGCTTCAGGGTCCAGGTCCTCACAAGCTGCTTATATGAAAATGTATTATGAGGGGACGTAAGAGTTGCCAGCAGCCTCTTGGTGCCTCCCCTCAATATTTGTCATAAGCTATGAAGTGTCCTAAAGGGGTTCAGCTTCAACTATTCCTTTCCAAAACAGTTCATCAAACAATTCACCAACCTTTtcatcttcttcttcctcctcctcactaGATTCTACATCGTCCATGTCTTCTTCCAGAGCACTAACACGAGGCTCAAGTTGCTCAGCTTCTTCCAGAACATACCGTTTCTAGAAGAAATTGCAACTTTATTCAACATAACCCAAGTAAGAACAAATACCTAAAAAGACAACCATAGCTTACTCAACAAGCCAGCAGCCAATCCAGCTACTGGACTTGGTGCAGTTAGGAATTCCATAACCATCTACATTTTCCAACCTGCAGTCGAGGTAGGATGATATCACAAACACGTTCCTCATGGAGTAGCTCATCAATAAATTCATCCACGTGCATCAGCTCAAATTCTGGGGGtgaaaaatagtatttaaaatacaaaattaacaCTAGAAGCTGAAGTAAAGATGGAACATTTCAGACAACTTATGTCAACAGGCTATGCCACAATTTTAAAGATTTATATTGCTAAACAGGCATTAAGAGTGTTTACCCCCATTTCTGTTCTGACTTTTAATTTTCCGGTAGTCGTTGTACAGTGGTTCCAGGTACTTGTAGCAGTCGATGGCAGTGCCTGTCAATCTCATATACAGTGCTCCAAGCATTCGGACATACCTGGGAAGGAAACTTTCCATGGATCTTGGCTTCCTGCACACTTAGCAGTTTGGataaaaaaagaggtttttttccctcaagtTTCTGAAGAAAGTCAGTACACTGGCCAGAGTACACAACCATTTAAATTTGCTCCATCACTTCCTTGACACTATCAAAACCATAATACACTTTACATACATAATGTCTGTAAGGGGGCATTATCactaacaaagaaaaaatactgaagaaaaagtAGATTCTAACATGAATGCTTTCATGCAGCTCGTTCCAAATACTTCAGGCAGAGGTTCATTATCACGGAGAGCACATGCCTGTAAGGGGGCATTATCactaacaaagaaaaaatactgaagaaaaagtAGATTCTAACATGAATGCTTTAATGCAGCTCGTTCCAAATACTTCAGGCAGAGGTTCATTATCACAGAGAGCACATGCCACAAAGATGAGCCCTTCCAACAGGCCAAGTGACAAGGAGAACAatgttaaaagcaaaaagaaaagcttgGTTTTGAGCAAGTCCAGTTCATCAGGGTGCACTGAGAGCTAAACCCTACACTGAGGTTTCCCTGGCTGTTTTGGGCATTTCCCCTCGGTACAACAACCTCAACAAGGGAAAAACCACACTACAACTTACTTGAAGTCTTCGTTTTTTATGAACTCCACGATGATGTCCTTCTCGGGCTGGATCTGCAGCATCTTCAGCGTCAGGCACAGGAAGggtgtgggtttgatgttcccTCCATAGACGCCCCCCACGTACTTCAGCTCCATGGCCTTGTCCACCACCAGCTCGGCTGCGAGAGGGACGGGCCGGGCCGTCAGCGCGGGGACCCCcgtgcccccggcccggcccggcctccCCCCGCCTTACCCGTGAGGCCGAAACACTCCTCCTTCCAGTACTTGGACTCGTAGATACGCGTGCGGATGATCTTCTCCACCAGGTACTGCGGGTTGGTGCCGTGGATGCTGTGCGCGTCCTTCACCGTGCGGTTGGCCATGGCGGCCGCTGCGcagccccgctcgccgctccgAGCTCAGCCCCGCTCAGCCCCGCTCagccccgctcggccccgctcggccccgctcccgctcggccccgctcggccccgctccCGTGAGGGCCGCGCCGCCTTCCGCTGCCGCTTCCGCCTCCggggcggagccgccgccgcctccgcagGGCCGCGGCGCGAACATGGCGGGGCCGCGcctccgccccgccccgcgcgcgcgCCGCCGGGGGCGGGGCTCCGCGCGCTTTGGCGCGAAGTTCCATCGCGGCGCTGAGGGGACGCGGTGAGCCGGGGGCACGGCGGGGAAGCGCTCCGGGTGCGGGAGGGGACCGCGCACTGGGATGCGCTGCCCGGGCAGGCTGGGCACTCGCCCTCGCTAGGGATATGCCAGGACGGTCCGGACGCGATCCTGTGCGATGTGCTCTGGGACGACCCTGCTGGAGCGGGGAGGGGGGACCGGACAGACTGCTGTGGTGTGCTCCAGCCTCACTCCCTCTGTGAGGGGATCGGGCCGGTCAGGGGCTGTGTGCGGGGCTGCGGGGGCCGGTGGCTCTGCGGTGCCGCCGGAGCCCCTCGGTGTCCCGCCCTGAGGGCGCCCGGTGTCCCCTCAGCCGCCATGTGCCGCCCGGGCTGGGGCGGTGAACGGCGCTGGGGGCACACAGAAGTGTGCGGCTTTTCCCCGACTTTCCAGGCGAAAATTCTCActtagggaaaaaagaaaaaaaataataattaaaaaccgAGAGGAAAGCAGAAGAATTGAGCGAAAGTGAAACGTCGGTGACGGTCTCAGCCAGCGGGCAGCCGGCCCCGCCATGGCGGTGAGGGCCGGGGAGCCGCGGGGAATGGCAAAGGAATGGAAGAACAAGTCGCTGCtaaatatcttccttttttcctcatccCTCGAGGAGGGCTCTGTGTCTTTGGGGAAGATGGATTTCTCTGTGTCAACCGCCGTTCTTAATGTATGCTGAAAGAATTGATAAGCAGTTCTGTGTATCTtcccatctttcttttttttttttttgttgtttgttttttgtttttgttttattttaaataataatcaaaaagtgtttgtttgttttagctTTTCCTTGGGAATCATGAACACCCGGCAGCAAAGCAAACTTATCTACTCCTGGTATGGAAAACCCTTGAATTCAGACAGAAAGCTAAGGAATTCCCAGTACAagtaaataacatttatttctgttttgctaTAAGGGAATATTAATAGATGTTTCATTACCTTTCTGACAGTGTTTAAGTTAAAGGCAGTTTATGACAATATGAGTAAGGTTTTGAGCATTTTGTTGTGATACTTGTATGTATGTAACAAAAGCATTAAGCTCTTGAATTATAAACTGTATAGTGCATAAACCAAACCAAGTCTGTGAATAAGTTTCAACTAACTGAACCATATATGAAAACTTCTAATCAGAGAATTAAGTTGTAAGCATTGCAAAAAGGGGCATAACTAACTGTAAATTTGACAGGACATCTGGCTTAATGATATGTGAATTATGAAGACTATGAAATTCTCCTAATCCTCTTGTGTCTGTCTCTTTCTAGGGGGATCCTCATTACATCGGAAAGCACCAAAACAGAAGCATGTATACAACTTGGTGACTTTATTTTAGTAGAAGGGGTGAATGCAGATCAGCCTTACGTGGCACAGCTCATGGATTTATATGAAGATGGTAAGAGAACTAAAAACTTACTTTCTGCATGAGAaacttttaaatgctttaaagttACCTTTTCATGGGGATGTAGTTAGCATTAACAGTATATCACTGGTCTAATTTATTAAGAAAATCAAATTTTGTATCTTTATTCACATGCTCCCCCAAATATTTGGGACTGATGGCTAATTTCAGGTAAATTTGAGACATAAATGGAAATTTAAGTACATTATAATTTTTAGTCTTTTTACATAATTTTCGAATTTTAAAACAGTGGTCCTTGAGGAAGGCAGTGTGAGCTCATGGTTTATTTAGAGATTAGAGAATCCAAATGGAGCAAGAGCATTGCATCTCATTAGACATCAGGCAATTTACAAATAAGGTACAAGGTTGAATAAATGGGACTTGTTACTTCTGTCCCTTGTAGAACTATTTGTTTATACAGAGATAGATATGAAAAGAGAAATCATGGGAGGTGGGTGATACACAAATTGTCTGAGCCTAAATTGGGAGCTACTAATTTGCTATATCTGATTCTTTTgaacagctttttttcttttttatgctgTAATAATACTTTAAGGGTTTTtgatcttctttttctttttaaaaacataaatatatataattccattttatttgttttctaatGCACTTTTTTGTAGCACAGCTGAATATTCTTTTCATGCTGTAACGAAACCCATGAAACTTCCTTAAAAGCAAGGTATTTCATCAGCAATATTTCCTGGTTTGTCACCTGGtgaaaaaaagtgtttctggCTTCTGAAAGTACAATGGCACTACAAATCACGTCCTGAAATTTCTCACTTCTCCTTTTATGTCACTGCTTTTAGTTAGGGTCTGAGGAGATCACATCTGTGCAAATAAGGAACCTCTTTGTTTGTGATAGGAACTGGTGCTCTGCAGTTGTCTCCAGGTGTTGTTGTGATTGAGACCCTGTGCAGTGTTACCTTAGCCCTTAAAATTCTCAATTCAGATGCTTTAATTTTGCTTAGAAAATGGGACTTGCAATCTTCTACCAGATGCTTTCTCACAAGTGTCCAGGGAGGATTTCTACCCTTGCTGGTATTTCAGCTAAAGTCTGGCACTATTCACAACAGAACTCTGATGTTCCCTGACTTCCTCCTTGTTGCAGGTGCCCAGCACAAACATGCAGTTGTGCAGTGGTTCTGTCGTTTGGAGGAGATACCTCAGCACAAACGGAAGCTGCTTAAAAGAGAGATTTCTGCCCAGGAGGTGTTTTTTGATCAAGTTCTTGGCTATGACACCGATATAGCTGCAGAGACCATTATTAAAAGTGTCGTGGTATGTACTGCAACCTTTCTGCACAGCGAGGGAagaaagtgacagcagcagccctctAGTGTTAATTAGAAACTAAGGATTGCATCAGTTGCAGTAATAAGATCTGTGTGTAGAAACTAGCTGAATTCTAAATTAGCAGTAAACATTAATGTATATATGTTTTGATATTTCCTGTTGTTGCAGGTATTACCTTTACATCTGGGTGAGGAGCTGCCTATTATTACATTAAACAAGGAACAAACTTTCTATGTCAGACAGTCTTGGGATGGGAAGTGCTTTAAGGTTTTGTCCCCAGACACATTCTCTAAGCTGAAAGAAGCTAACAAGAAACGAGGTGTCATCACAAACTCTTCAAAAGTATTTATTCCTTCAGACATCCTTACACCTGTGAAAAGAGAAACAGGGAGTGTTGTTCGGAGTGCCACAAAATCAAAAAACCCTGATATAGAAATAGAATCCAAACATTCTACTTCCAAGTCTTCCCTTGCTAAGGAGAGACATTCTCAAAGGGTGGCTAACAATGACATCAAAACCCCAACAGCAAGGAAGAAGCTGGAGTTAAACAGTATGTATATATCAATATTCTGTCTGTTCAGTAGTTCTGTATGTGTTTTCTGCTTCTCCCTTTTGGCTAGTTCAAGCTATTGTAACAttcaacataaatatttttaactgcCTTGTTCAGGCTTTCGGATCAGCCCAAGCCTTGTGGCACATCACTTGTTTGTCTTGTCTGTTGTTTCAAGCACTGTACTACTGCAAATGCTTTATTTGTATCTGATAAATCAAAATGAAAGTGCTTGTTGACTGAAATGGTACCAATCAGCCTCACATGACCACAGAATGTCCCACTTTCCTATTCTTCTGACTAATTATGTACTAAATGTTTACATAGAGCTGGTTGAATAGGCACATTTGATCCTGTGTAACAAGCAGTATTTTCAACATGGAACCTGACTAAAGTTGTAGGTCATGGTGGGttagaaaactgaaataatctgtttgtcttctgtaattttttaaaggaagttcCTTCTAGTGATCCAATTTCTTGTTCCTGGAGTGCAGTGttcatttgctttcatttaaacAACAGCCAGCTGTACCATGTCTCCTGAAAGTTAACCAAACCAGCCATACTGAAGCCTGACCATAgttcattttgcttttcatttctaGGTCCCACAAGATCCAAAGGCAGGCTGCTGGGATGTGAAGTTTTGGATCTTTTGGATGATGACTGTGACTCCATAGCACCATTGGAGCCATCAGCCActaaaagaaaagtgaaattcACAAGTGAAATTTTAGGCTCACCACCAAAGATCCCCTGCAGCAATGATAAGTCCAAGTCAACACTTGAGACTGCAGAGGAGCGTCAGAGGTTCAGTGAAACCATGCAATTCTCCCCCTACACTAAGGTCAAAGACTTCAGTGAAAAAGACAAGAATCTTTGTGAGAAAGATGACATTCTCTCGTAAGTGACAGCATTTTTATCATTGTTTTTGTATGGGATTTCTATTTGTATGAAGCTCTCTTAAACCACATTTATGGAAGACTTCTGGAGAGAAAAGTAGGTGAAGTCTCTGCACGTGCCATGGTTTGTCTGTTAAGAGCaggagagaagggagagagcCTCAGCAGTCACAAGGGCACTGTGGTGAAGCATAGGAAATGTTACTTGGAGGTGAATGAATGATCGGGGAGATCCAAAGAGGACTTGACTTAACAGATGGAAAAGCAGTTCATGGTTCTAAGAACAGAGAGATAATGCTGGAAATAGGAATGGTAGGATGATGTGAAAGGGAACCGAAGCCATGTTGATGGTTGTTCTCATGATCATTGTACCCATCAACATGGATGAAAATCTGTTTCCCTGCACTCCATAATCAAGGCTCAGATGTGCCCAACTTGTGACAAGTGTTGAGGGATTCTGGACTGTAGAAAGTGGTTTGATTTGCCTCAGGAGAGTCCTCATGAGAATTATATGTATATTCCCATGCTAATTTTTATGTAGGAAAGAAATCAAAGCCCAAAAAGCACAACTATTCAAGTATATCTTCACACAGTCTTGAAAAATGGCAGAAAGTGGGGGAGGAAAAGAATGGAACAGACTTTTCTTGTGCAAAATGTTGCAAGAAGCCAGAAACCagttcttttcctcctttccaagAGTAAAGATGTGGATGCAACAATGGaatttccaccttttttttttgtcactatGTATAGCATGAAAATGTTTACCTTGCATTGATATGGTAGTATCATTTATAGATGTTAAAAAAACTTTCAAGAACTGTCAATAAATAGCAAAAGCATCtgtaattaatttcattttttacttgGAACCAGTAGGAAAATTGTGTAGTAACAGTAAAATGTTTCAATGGAAGGGATGAAGAACCAAGACTCCTGTCCCTTCAGATTGGCAGTGCAaaatacagcaaatatttttgtttcctttgcaaAGATGTGTTGAAGACAGAGTGCAAGAAGGGGGAAATTGTGCTGCCAGCATCCATGCCATAGCCAATCTCTAAATAACAAATAAGAATTCATGCTGGATGGACAGTGGTAACAATTGAGCCTGAAGTTTGAAAGGCCTTCTCTGTGCCTTTACAAGTGTGATGCAAAAGAGAGGGAATACAAccagctttgttttctttctttccagtttaGTTGGATATCAGAAACCGAGCAGCCAGATCCCTGTGCTGACTCCTCGTTCTCGCAGGACATGTGCACAGAAAACCAGTGCTCTCATTGCAGAGCAGATCAGGTAAACCCTGCAGCCACCATCTCCTGTTCAGATTGCTGTTGAGAACTGCAAGCCTTGAGAGCTTGTCTGGAAGTACCGCTTAATTGCAGCTTGAGTAAAAACTGGTTTGTGTTCAGAAACATAAAGCTGACTCGTGTTCTTCAGAAAACTGACTTCCTTTAAACCAGTCTGTTAAAAAGCCATGGAAAATTAGCAGCTGAAGTGGAAAATGTTTTGGCTTGCTGATTACAAGAACTCCAGAAAAAGCTGCAAGTGTACAAATGTTCTTCTGTTATGTGCAGACTTATGtatgtggtttttttaaagcttaaaTCATTTCTGTTTCTCATAGTATGTTGGACCAGGAAGATTTTCAGTCTGGCTCTGGCAGTTCCTACTGTTCAAGtagtgaggaagaggaggatgatgataTGCCCTGTACACCAGAGAAAAAACCTAAATCTAGCAGAATAttcagcaccccaaaatcctcaagGAAGTCAGCAGTTCATACTCCTGCAAAGACACTGAAGAAAACGGTAAGGTTCCACATAAAAGAACtacttttattatttctaaGCCAGTTATTTGAATGTTTGATACCTGTGTACCAGAGTAAAGTATCTGAACCCCTTAGCTTTTTGTGAAGCATTATGTGGATTAATTTAATCTTTGACATGAGTAGGTTGTGGAAATACATAAACTATTTGCATATTGTGAATATTGTTACAATATTAATCAGAAAACTACAGCCTTAACAGAGAAATTACTGCCTTGGATGCTGCTTCTTAAGAACCAGATCATTCTGTTATGCAGCACTTCAGAAAAGGATTAACAACTCAAAAATTGTTCAGACAGTTAAAAGGTGTAACTGTCACCACCCCCTTTCcagtttcctttttctcttgagAAGAAAACACCATAAGGCTTATGTGGTAATTCCCTGTGTAAATACTAGTTCTCAGTTCATATTGTGCTCTGGCATAAATAATGTTTGGGAAACTCACATCAATGATTTGTTCCCAACAGAAATTGCTGTTTGTAGAAAATCTGCTTGAGGTTGTAATTTCTCTTTGCAGCCTTTGCAGGGAACACCCAGGACACCCCGGACACCCCGGAATGCAACTCCAGAAATTCCCAGGCGCATCCAGGCAGCCCAGGAACCAGCCAGTGTGCTGGAAGAAGCCAGATTAAGGTAACCCGTGCTCAGGAGAATCATCTTTATTTTGCATCAGGTGTGCAGAGCAATAGGCTGTGCTGAAATAGGGAATGTCATCTTTATCATTTAgaataaaataagtaaaaatgcATAGTGTTCTGATCCAAGAATAGTATTTAATAATGTACAGTACAATATTAGATTTACAAATAATGGTAGTATTTACAATACTAATTTAGCCATTTCAAGTTACTGTAACCAGTCCATGCTAATTTCTTCAGAATTAGGTATCTTTATTCTCTGAAACATTAGAAAAACAAAGATCCCCTCTGATTAGCTTTAGATGTAAAGGTACAATATTTGTCTCTTCTTGGTGCATGAAAAATCTTTACATGTATTACTGTAGACCctcacagtggaaaaaaaaaaaaggcattcaGGACTGACTATCTTTCAAACTGGGTTTTAGTCCTATTTCCTATAAGCAGTCTCTCTTGTTTTATCCTACCTCTGCACTGACTTACAATTAGTTTGTGAATTAAAACAGATGGCTCTTTATTGCTGCATAAATTAAGAGCACATAGAGAGAGACTAGACTGTTTCTTTTGGGATACTTGACACTGATGCTCAGATTTTAAAGTATGTAAGAGACATCTGAAAAACTCCGCACAGGAGGAAGGTGAGCATCTGCCCGTTTGTTTGCATCAGTTCTTCAGAGAGAAcagcaattttaattttctttttcttttcttttttaattcaaagGCTGCATGTTTCTGCTGTCCCAGAATCTCTGCCTTGTCGTGAGGAAGAATTCCAGGATATCTATAACTTTGTGGAAAGCAAACTTATTGATGGTACAGGAGGGTGAGTTTGGCAAGACTGTGACAAAGATCATATCTGCTTAGGACATAACAGCAGTCagattatatatttttactttattacTTAAGATTTAAAAAGTTATCATCATTTAAAGTTCCTCATTCAATTTTCctggtatttttcttccttaaggGGTGTTGTATGTAGAAATAATGTGGGCTTCTTTATTCTACAGATCCAAATTAAAGACCAAATTATCACTGGTCAGTTTTAGAAGTCTGGAAacctatttctttctttttttttaggtaaattacatttataaaatgttttagGTAGTTAATTGTTccagtaataataaaaatcctCATGATCCTCCAAGGTGTTACGTGTCCCAGCTTGCAAACAAAGTAAGATGTAGGCAGTTGCCTGAAGAGTCAGGTTTCAAGACTGGTGTCAGAGGTCAGGAGTTCCAGCTCATTAATCCCAAGAGTGTTACCATTTTGCTCAGGTTGCTGAAGAGGTGCTCTCCTTTTGTAGGTGTATGTACATTTCTGGAGTGCCTGGAACAGGTAAAACTGCAACTGTTCACGAAGTAATTCGGTGTCTTCAGCAAGCTGTAGAAAATGAGGAACTGCCACCGTTCCAGTTTGTGGAGATCAATGGCATGAAGCTGACAGACCCTCATCAAGCCTATGTGCAGATATTAGAGGTAAGTAAAAGCATTTTCAGTGGCTTCTGGGTTTGAGAGAAGAGATGTTGCACTTTCCCATCAGATCCTTGATAAGTTACAGTGTTCAGGGCACTTACCAGTACTTCCCAGTCCCTCCAAGAGATTGTGTGCTTTTATCATAGAGCAAGTTAGAAAATAATTAACTTAAGGCCTTAGCCAACTTGAATTGTTCTGCTGTCTGCTGCATAAGGGTAGTGGCTGAGAAATAGCCTGGTTTATTGCATCTACTCATCTAAAAAAATCTAAGctagtttttttattttcctatggTGTAACTTTTTCTGCACATCTGCTTAAACAGCCTCTAAGGTGACAACTCTGAAAGTCAGTATAGCAGTAGAATAATTACTGAGGGGGTCTTAATGGTTAATTGGTCAGTCATAATAGTAATTCAGCTAAAGAGAGGCCATCTCTGTCAACAAAGTGTATTTCTGATATCCAGGACAAACCAGTCTGCAGTATCCATCTGGGACTACTGACTGTGCATGTGTTGTATGGGTGGGAATTAATCTTCTGAGGACAGGATTAAGATCACCCAGTAGGCATTAGACATTAACTGCTCAAAAGCTTTCTCAGTCTAGGCTAACTTTAAACCAGTGACCTGGAAACTAAAGGGTTTCCTGAAGCATCTGTTCCATTTTCATATAAACTTCTGCTCCATTTATTTAAGTTTGACATCATCTTTCTGAGCAGGGAGTGGCATACATTAGTGTTGTAGTGTCCCAGTCTTCATAGCTGGGAGTTAAATTTGCATAGTTGCATCCTTTCCTCAAACTCAGCTTAGATTTGGTGTCTTGCTCAGGCATTTGCTGAGGCCAGGCCTCTGTGTTTCTTTAGCATAGTGAGAGGCTTCCTAACAATTACCTTATTTCATGGTGGTGTGAATGTATTTTAACATCCTTTGTTTCTATCCCATTCAGCATAAAATCTAAAAATGAATAAAGAATAGGCCTTTGGAAGTACAATCTGCTACTAGTCCTGAACTCTGAGGCAGCCCAGTGAAATATCCTTTAGGAGAGTACAAAGTCACATGAATCATGTACTTCTCCAATTCCTTCTGCCTCAGCTACTGTCAAAGAACCCTTAATAAGAGctaggctgctgctgctctcctgatTGCTGCAGGTCCTGATCCAGTTTGCTGATGTTTCTTTGCATGACTGAAGCAAATTCTTCCCTTCTGCAGTTACCTCAGTGCTGTAGGAAAGTTTAGAAATGGGACAGGGACTGGAAGCCCTGGACAGATGGAAGAGATAAGGTTGAATACCTGGGTACAGTTAAGAGTCCATTTCCACCACAGCAACTCAGCTCTTTGGTATGTTGGATACTCGGCTCCAGAGCTGTAGAATCAGGGTTCTCTGGGATTCAACTCCTTTCTGTGACTAATTTGGACTGTCCTGACTGAATTAGAAACATGAAACAAGTATGCAATCTCCATTTGGCTTTATTGCTGGACTTTGCCCTGTGATGAACAATTGATT contains the following coding sequences:
- the PRPF38A gene encoding pre-mRNA-splicing factor 38A, which gives rise to MANRTVKDAHSIHGTNPQYLVEKIIRTRIYESKYWKEECFGLTAELVVDKAMELKYVGGVYGGNIKPTPFLCLTLKMLQIQPEKDIIVEFIKNEDFKYVRMLGALYMRLTGTAIDCYKYLEPLYNDYRKIKSQNRNGEFELMHVDEFIDELLHEERVCDIILPRLQKRYVLEEAEQLEPRVSALEEDMDDVESSEEEEEEDEKLERIPSPDHRRRGYRDLDKPRRSPVVRYRRSRSRSPRRRSRSPKRRSPSPRRERHRSKSPRRHRSRSRERRHRSRSKSPGHHRSHRHRSHSKSPERSKKSHKKSRRGNE
- the ORC1 gene encoding origin recognition complex subunit 1, which produces MNTRQQSKLIYSWYGKPLNSDRKLRNSQYKGILITSESTKTEACIQLGDFILVEGVNADQPYVAQLMDLYEDGAQHKHAVVQWFCRLEEIPQHKRKLLKREISAQEVFFDQVLGYDTDIAAETIIKSVVVLPLHLGEELPIITLNKEQTFYVRQSWDGKCFKVLSPDTFSKLKEANKKRGVITNSSKVFIPSDILTPVKRETGSVVRSATKSKNPDIEIESKHSTSKSSLAKERHSQRVANNDIKTPTARKKLELNSPTRSKGRLLGCEVLDLLDDDCDSIAPLEPSATKRKVKFTSEILGSPPKIPCSNDKSKSTLETAEERQRFSETMQFSPYTKVKDFSEKDKNLCEKDDILSLVGYQKPSSQIPVLTPRSRRTCAQKTSALIAEQISMLDQEDFQSGSGSSYCSSSEEEEDDDMPCTPEKKPKSSRIFSTPKSSRKSAVHTPAKTLKKTPLQGTPRTPRTPRNATPEIPRRIQAAQEPASVLEEARLRLHVSAVPESLPCREEEFQDIYNFVESKLIDGTGGCMYISGVPGTGKTATVHEVIRCLQQAVENEELPPFQFVEINGMKLTDPHQAYVQILEFLTGQKVTANHAAVLLAKLFSTPGPKRKTTVLIVDELDLLWTRKQNVMYNLFDWPTQKHSKLIILAIANTMDLPERIMMSRVASRLGLTRMSFQPYTYKQLQQIVSSRLKGVKAFEEDAVQLVSRKVAALSGDARRCLDICRRATEICELAQQKRTSEIVRMAHVTEAIDEMFSSPYVNAIRNASLHEQIFLKAILAEFRRGGVEEATVQQIYHHYVALCRVEGLQSPTVSEIMAICSRLGACRLLLVEASNKYLHMRVRLNLSQDDVMYALREE